The bacterium region GGGCGCCGATTTCGTACAGCTCGGCTATCATTCCGTGCCCCTGGAGGCAGCGGCCCCGCTTTGTAAGGCACGCGGCCTGGGGTTCGGTTGTTCCTGCCACTCGCTGGAGCAGGCGCGGCAGGCCGTTGCTGCCGGGGCCTCTTACATCTACCTGGGCACGATCTTCGCCACGGCCAGCAAACCGGGGGTGCAAGCCGCCGGGGTGGGTCTGGTGCGCGAGGTCTGCAGTCAGGTGACAGATATACCGGTGTTCGCGATAGGCGGGATGAGCGCAGCGACCGCACCGCAGGTGGCGGCGGCCGGGGCTTTCGGCTGCGCGGCGGTCTCGGCCCTCTGGCGTCCCGGGGACCCGCGGACCGAGCTTGCCGCCATGAGTCGGGCTTTCGGGCCTGGAGCGTATTAAAGCGTGTGTTGAAAACCGATCCGGAGGAAAAGGATGCTGACCATAGAGATCAACGGTGAGAAACGCCAGGTGGAGCCTGGCCTGACCGTGGCCGAGCTGCTGGAGCAGATCGGGGTGACAGGACGCCGCGTGGCGGTGGAGCGCAACCGCGAGATCGTGCCCCGCGCCGCCTGGAGCGGCACGGCGCTGGCCGCGGGCGACAGTTTCGAGATCATCGAGCTGGTGGGCGGCGGCTGAGCCGCTCTGCAGCTCAGACCAGAATTGAATCGCGCGCTGTCCGGGCCGTTGCGGGCCAGGGATGCGGCGCGCGGAACAACAGTCAAGCCAGGAAGGAACGTCTCAATGCTCAAGGATACCAAGCTGACAATCGCCGG contains the following coding sequences:
- a CDS encoding thiamine phosphate synthase, with translation GADFVQLGYHSVPLEAAAPLCKARGLGFGCSCHSLEQARQAVAAGASYIYLGTIFATASKPGVQAAGVGLVREVCSQVTDIPVFAIGGMSAATAPQVAAAGAFGCAAVSALWRPGDPRTELAAMSRAFGPGAY
- the thiS gene encoding sulfur carrier protein ThiS; its protein translation is MLTIEINGEKRQVEPGLTVAELLEQIGVTGRRVAVERNREIVPRAAWSGTALAAGDSFEIIELVGGG